One genomic window of Pocillopora verrucosa isolate sample1 chromosome 8, ASM3666991v2, whole genome shotgun sequence includes the following:
- the LOC131793198 gene encoding coiled-coil domain-containing protein 40 yields MADRLGENGPTDSEGKGDERRPVSGRSKGSADSKKSIQDAVSKLTVNALKEFRLSDPSDVDTVVTGAESEGLVPTATLTQDIPTFDPRGALGAQTLLSEDITGSGEEARDDEIEGDIGEDGDEGLSDEEESGSDGESDMVVLDPDHPLMVRFQAAYKSHLIRQQEKVNLELRELTEDLKTKKREREELGVQLYGVQQELARQQMLLEKEHDNFSSENHLRQQSEKLLEETKELHDKTVKDAIHQRKQAKELRTEVENLAARLHYMEEAKEDVRADIAVMRRAAEKADTEVTKAELEKKKQDLLVDRLTQTVDRLREEIDMFETQCAAQMEETKAAQKALSEAITEIEALQLEKKQLTQQWYSSLIGMRRRDEAYAAMQEALSLQRQRIQAIETEIEGYRKSISKAQEQNEQITLMHNKIEADISMVKKLVAVSRNKQEVLKTEYSKYSRTLHETEQQLNRAETEVTLKENEITALRKQIEREFGEKIKLEDNIMEKMRSQLTLDKAAQYTKKMTDKLRRRATELESSVAEVENEISRDILDISNTTTRVRQLQDVMDNLNEEIHQKNGTISKIEGEIVKRNAIIERKQSTIDQFNKKIDQLRSKDGGEEIGPLELQIHTLQKQIEARLNEITELQQFWLRNQSELVKTLKDVQKQSEDMEYFKKQYTILLQKKLRIEGEINSHNSEMRDIERNIRGMQNDMTKLNTLITQESGLREALQQGTVLMESDFIQALKEAEGESINMQNQIDALKEEKERLLNSLVEAERQIMLWEKKTQLAREAKNAVDMEYGQGEIKSMKAEIHRMQVRYSQLMRQQEKMIQDMEKSVVRREVIITRGDAQAKMGKVSNTKGTFQKKLAEMKKKIKQTNQDANACDTDIQVLREKQMTVSRDLEEKQTTCLQLQTTADELEVQIDTLSEERQRNLADIVAKQQKLKYYNQLKNGRYTPLCKTPETLEAELQKQRARLQSLMTIVDRLNQEFPQAQPALRKITLSLGYRGIPEEAAA; encoded by the exons ATGGCGGACAGGTTAGGTGAAAACGGACCCACTGATTCAGAAGGAAAAGGAGATGAACGAAGGCCGGTATCCGGAAGATCAAAAGGCTCAGCTGATTCCAAAAAGTCTATTCAAGATGCAGTCAGTAAATTGACCGTTAACGCACTAAAAGAGTTTCGTTTGAGCGATCCAAGTGATGTAGACACCGTTGTTACCGGTGCAGAGAGTGAAGGTCTTGTCCCTACCGCAACTTTGACACAGGATATTCCAACGTTTGACCCTCGCGGAGCGCTTGGAGCGCAGACATTGCTTTCTGAGGATATCACTGGCAGTGGTGAGGAAGCTAGAGATGACGAGATTGAGGGTGATATCGGTGAAGATGGTGATGAAGGTCTTAGTGATGAAGAAGAATCAGGTTCAGATGGGGAGAGTGATATGGTGGTTCTTGATCCTGACCAT CCTCTTATGGTCAGATTCCAAGCTGCATACAAATCACATTTAATCAGACAGCAGGAAAAAGTTAATTTGGAGCTAAGAGAATTG ACTGAAGATCTCAAAACAAAGAAGCGAGAGAGAGAAGAACTTGGTGTACAGTTATATGGCGTACAACAGGAACTTGCCAGGCAGCAAATGCTCTTGGAGAAGGAACATGACAATTTTAGCTCAGAAAATCATCTCAGGCAGCAAAGTGAAAAGCTTCTTGAGGAAACTAAAGAGCTTCATGATAAGACGGTGAAAGATGCCATCCATCAGCGCAAACAAG CTAAGGAGCTTAGAACAGAAGTTGAAAATCTGGCAGCTCGCTTGCATTACATGGAAGAGGCTAAGGAAGATGTAAGGGCTGACATTGCTGTCATGAGAAGAGCAGCTGAGAAAGCAGACACTGAAGTTACCAAAGCagaattagagaagaaaaaacag GACCTCCTTGTGGACAGATTAACACAAACAGTAGATCGGCTGAGGGAGGAAATTGACATGTTTGAGACCCAGTGTGCAGCTCAAATGGAGGAAACTAAAGCAGCTCAAAAAGCTCTCTCAGAGGCTATTACTGAAATAGAG GCTCTTCAGCTGGAAAAAAAGCAGCTAACACAGCAGTGGTACAGCAGTTTAATTGGAATGAGGAGACGAGACGAGGCATATGCTGCAATGCAAGAAGCTCTGAG tctTCAAAGGCAGAGAATCCAGGCCATTGAAACAGAGATTGAAGGCTATAGAAAGTCCATCAGCAAAGCTCAGGAACAGAATGAACAGATCACACTCATGCATAACAAGATTGAGGCTGACATCTCCATGGTGAAGAAACTGGTTGCAGTGAGCAGGAACAAACAGGAGGTCCTTAAGACTGAATATAGTAAATACTCCAGGACACTCCATGAAACAGAACAACAACTCAACAGGGCTGAAACT GAAGTGACACTGAAGGAGAACGAAATCACAGCATTAAGAAAACAGATTGAGCGTGAGTTTGGGGAGAAGATAAAACTAGAAGACAACATTATGGAAAAGATGAGAAGCCAGCTTACATTGGACAAGGCGGCGCAGTACACTAAGAAGATGACAGACAAGCTCAGAAGGAGGGCCACAGAACTg GAAAGTTCCGTTGCTGAAGTTGAGAACGAGATTTCCAGGGATATCTTGGACATTTCTAACACGACCACTCGTGTTCGTCAACTTCAAGATGTCATGGACAACCTGAATGAAGAGATTCACCAGAAGAATGGCACCATTTCTAAGATCGAAGGAGAAATTGTGAAGCGAAACGCCATTATTGAACGGAAACAGAGCACTATTGACCAGTTTAACAAAAAGATTGATCAGTTGAGAAGCAAAGACGGG GGAGAGGAAATAGGACCTTTGGAGTTACAGATCCACACGTTACAAAAGCAGATCGAAGCCCGCCTTAATGAAATTACTGAACTACAGCAGTTTTGGCTGAGAAATCAAAGTGAATTGGTGAAGACCTTAAAGGATGTACAGAAACAATCTGAAGACATGGAGTACTTTAAGAAACAGTACACCATATTACTGCAAAAGAAACTCAGGATCGAAG GCGAAATCAACTCACACAATAGCGAGATGCGAGATATTGAGCGAAACATTCGCGGCATGCAGAATGACATGACGAAGCTAAATACTCTGATCACCCAGGAAAGTGGCCTGAGAGAGGCCTTACAGCAAGGAACTGTGTTGATGGAGAGCGACTTTATTCAGGCGCTTAAG GAAGCTGAAGGGGAATCCATCAACATGCAAAATCAAATTGATGCCCTGAAGGAGGAGAAAGAAAGGCTGCTCAATAGTTTGGTGGAGGCGGA ACGTCAAATCATGTTGTGGGAGAAAAAGACGCAACTGGCCCGTGAAGCGAAGAACGCTGTTGACATGGAGTACGGTCAAGGAGAGATTAAGTCAATGAAAGCAGAGATTCATAGAATGcag GTTCGTTACTCGCAGCTAATGAGACAACAGGAAAAGATGATTCAAGACATGGAGAAGTCTGTTGTACGCAGGGAAGTTATTATTACTCG TGGAGATGCTCAAGCAAAGATGGGTAAGGTTTCAAACACTAAAGGCACTTTCCAAAAGAAACTCGCCGAGATGAAGaagaaaatcaagcagacaaaccAAGACGCTAATGCCTGTGATACTG ATATTCAAGTGCTTCGTGAAAAGCAAATGACCGTGAGTCGTGATCTGGAAGAGAAACAAACAACATGTCTACAGCTTCAAACCACTGCCGATGAACTGGAGGTGCAAATCGATACACTGTCGGAAGAGAGACAAAGG